A DNA window from Anaerocolumna sp. AGMB13020 contains the following coding sequences:
- a CDS encoding ATPase, T2SS/T4P/T4SS family has product MLFNFFIILLLLTGVVGFAALSLEPIRKEDKKPDRYAIEEIITTVDHVFAKILDKDYRSLNLNQKETMKRENIKKHIKQCLKKSAEGDKEAKEYIKDYIKEILLHKVMLNEENIEKVIPFQCADKLTEQDKFEILLQQYEKEYKKDGFQKFLEKNRLDTAYTITALDLEKAYFKEMIYLSFEDKIEIIAQRVYQQYRGFGIIDRLREMKIDGVSAGISAGNLLENIEGTAAGFQVEELPVKEIGDKDKYNPSIKEEESLLDVWIFYKGRTIRLDFLRFPSEKELIRVCKSIYRHNNPGYLSETRGYLVNDMKDGSRVVVFRPPIAVSWAFFVRKHDNIIVMDIRKVIREEGSDQVIELLKWMVKGCLSIAITGEMGSGKTTLLKLLIQYIDESYPIRVFEQVYELNLTKAYPKRNILSLRDSPEVSGQEILNVMKKTDGSVLILGEVASHETANYLIEISQISKMTLFSHHAETTQDLISYFKISQLKEGGFHKEELAEYQAANAINIDIHLENKNGHRYISRITEIIPYYKKDLPGGLVEATQEYYKRRTSPVTYETRDILSFVEGKYVLGQDFSDKSQEHIFYHLSDSEGQEYREFMKGGGLTQNG; this is encoded by the coding sequence ATGTTATTTAACTTTTTTATTATCCTTTTGTTGCTCACGGGAGTGGTTGGATTTGCAGCACTAAGCCTGGAACCAATCAGAAAAGAAGATAAGAAACCTGATCGTTATGCGATTGAAGAAATTATAACAACAGTAGATCATGTATTTGCAAAAATTCTTGATAAAGATTACAGGAGCTTAAATCTTAACCAGAAAGAAACGATGAAGCGGGAAAATATTAAGAAGCATATAAAACAGTGTCTTAAGAAATCCGCGGAGGGTGACAAGGAAGCGAAGGAATATATTAAGGACTATATCAAAGAAATTCTTCTGCATAAAGTTATGCTGAACGAAGAGAACATAGAGAAGGTCATTCCTTTTCAGTGTGCTGATAAGCTGACAGAGCAGGATAAATTTGAAATCCTACTGCAGCAGTATGAGAAAGAATACAAAAAAGACGGATTTCAAAAATTTCTGGAAAAGAATCGCCTGGATACAGCTTATACCATTACTGCCCTAGATTTGGAAAAGGCATATTTTAAAGAGATGATCTACCTGTCTTTTGAGGATAAGATTGAGATTATAGCGCAGAGGGTGTATCAGCAGTACAGAGGTTTTGGCATAATTGACAGGTTGAGGGAGATGAAAATCGATGGTGTATCAGCAGGTATTTCAGCAGGTAATCTGTTAGAAAATATAGAGGGAACGGCAGCAGGATTCCAGGTAGAAGAGCTGCCTGTTAAGGAAATAGGAGATAAAGATAAGTATAATCCCAGTATAAAAGAAGAGGAGAGCCTGCTTGATGTATGGATTTTCTATAAAGGAAGAACCATTAGACTTGATTTTCTGCGTTTTCCATCGGAAAAAGAACTTATACGGGTTTGCAAAAGTATATACCGGCATAATAATCCAGGCTACTTAAGCGAAACCAGAGGTTATCTGGTAAATGATATGAAGGATGGCTCCAGGGTAGTAGTATTCCGACCGCCCATAGCTGTAAGCTGGGCATTCTTTGTTCGAAAACATGACAATATAATTGTTATGGATATAAGGAAGGTCATCAGAGAGGAAGGCTCTGATCAGGTAATTGAACTTCTTAAGTGGATGGTCAAAGGTTGCCTTTCCATTGCCATAACAGGAGAAATGGGTAGCGGTAAAACGACCTTGTTAAAACTACTGATACAGTATATTGATGAGAGCTACCCAATTCGTGTCTTTGAGCAGGTATATGAGCTTAATCTAACGAAAGCCTATCCCAAACGTAACATACTGTCATTAAGAGATAGCCCGGAAGTTTCAGGACAGGAAATACTAAATGTTATGAAGAAAACAGACGGATCAGTTCTTATATTAGGTGAAGTAGCATCTCACGAAACGGCCAACTACCTCATAGAAATTTCTCAAATATCGAAAATGACCCTGTTTTCTCATCATGCGGAGACTACGCAAGATTTGATATCTTATTTTAAAATCTCACAGCTTAAGGAGGGAGGGTTTCACAAGGAAGAATTAGCAGAATATCAGGCAGCCAATGCCATAAATATTGACATTCATCTGGAGAACAAAAATGGTCACCGCTATATTTCAAGAATTACTGAGATAATCCCTTATTACAAGAAGGACTTACCTGGCGGTCTGGTAGAAGCAACTCAGGAATATTATAAAAGAAGGACAAGTCCGGTGACATATGAAACAAGAGATATCCTGTCCTTTGTAGAAGGTAAGTATGTCCTGGGGCAGGACTTTTCCGATAAAAGCCAGGAGCATATTTTTTATCATCTGTCGGATTCAGAAGGGCAGGAATACAGAGAATTTATGAAGGGAGGAGGTTTGACACAGAATGGATAA
- a CDS encoding HlyC/CorC family transporter, which yields MDSSEVTRMIILGVLLLLSIFFSSARTAFTTVNKLRIRSLSEEGNNKARLVNDLLEKPARMQNTILIGNVIINLSISSLATSLALDHYTPVGVVIIIAALIFVMLIFARMIPNTLAEMDSEKFVLRFGRLLLLFIRIMSPLTFLVTRISSLILMIFHVNTREKASVITEDELRSIVEVSHEEGVIEMDEKQMITNVVDFGDSMAKDVMVPRVDMVFAEVSLSYDELVELFSKDKYTRMPVYSESRDNVIGILNLKDIFFYQGSKEDFQIKNIMREPYFTYEYKKTTELLKEMRKNYVSLAIVLDEYGTTTGLITLEDLLEEIVGEIRDEYDADEEDSIRKISDTEYIVDGNTKLDEINDALDLELESDDYDSIAGHLIYLLDHLPEVGETITEDNVIYTVDAVMKNRIDKVHIVLIPENSDSTDSINALSDNTPQENPDNVSVTEGNLEHITQE from the coding sequence GTCAGCAAGAACTGCTTTTACTACTGTTAACAAACTGCGTATCCGCAGTCTTTCTGAAGAAGGTAATAACAAAGCCAGGTTGGTGAATGATTTACTGGAGAAACCGGCTAGAATGCAGAATACAATACTTATAGGCAATGTAATTATTAATCTGTCCATATCATCATTAGCTACCTCTCTTGCCCTTGATCATTATACACCTGTCGGCGTTGTGATAATAATAGCTGCACTTATCTTTGTTATGTTGATATTTGCAAGAATGATTCCGAATACTCTGGCCGAAATGGATTCCGAGAAGTTTGTCCTTCGTTTTGGCCGGTTGCTTTTGCTCTTTATCAGAATTATGTCTCCACTTACCTTTCTGGTCACAAGAATATCTTCTCTCATCCTTATGATTTTCCATGTCAACACACGTGAGAAGGCCTCTGTTATCACTGAGGATGAACTTCGTTCCATCGTTGAGGTAAGTCATGAAGAAGGTGTTATCGAGATGGACGAGAAACAGATGATAACCAATGTAGTGGATTTCGGTGATTCTATGGCAAAGGATGTTATGGTTCCCCGTGTGGATATGGTATTTGCAGAAGTTTCCCTGTCCTATGATGAATTAGTGGAGCTTTTTTCCAAGGATAAGTACACACGAATGCCCGTCTACAGTGAATCCCGGGATAATGTTATAGGCATCCTGAATTTAAAAGATATTTTCTTTTACCAGGGCAGTAAAGAAGATTTTCAGATAAAAAATATCATGAGAGAGCCTTACTTTACTTATGAATACAAGAAAACCACAGAACTGTTAAAGGAAATGCGTAAAAACTATGTATCCCTGGCCATCGTACTCGATGAGTACGGCACCACAACCGGCCTTATTACATTGGAGGATCTTCTGGAAGAAATCGTTGGCGAAATTCGTGACGAATATGATGCAGATGAAGAAGACAGTATTCGTAAGATATCTGATACTGAATATATTGTAGATGGAAATACGAAACTGGATGAGATAAATGATGCTCTGGATCTTGAACTTGAATCAGATGACTATGATTCTATAGCAGGACATTTAATATATCTTTTGGACCATCTGCCGGAAGTCGGAGAGACTATTACAGAAGACAATGTTATTTACACGGTCGATGCCGTCATGAAGAACCGAATCGATAAAGTACATATTGTACTTATACCGGAGAATTCTGATTCAACAGACAGCATAAATGCTCTATCTGATAATACCCCCCAAGAGAATCCTGATAATGTCTCGGTAACAGAGGGTAATCTTGAACATATCACGCAGGAATAG